In the genome of Chaetodon auriga isolate fChaAug3 chromosome 15, fChaAug3.hap1, whole genome shotgun sequence, one region contains:
- the htatsf1 gene encoding 17S U2 SnRNP complex component HTATSF1: MSGGPDAHKEFIEQLRMQELYNQRNEDGSDPYTYTDPEDGTVYDWDHEKKAWFPKITEDFIAAYQANYGFTQEGDPDANNAAVSSTDQAAPEKDSKPSVKEKPVPATPNLNPNQPETPAKEAKQKGEKRKAEPGWFDIDDNKNTNVYVSGLPPDISTEEFAELMSKCGIVMRDPMTEEYKVKLYKDKQGNLKGDGLCCYLKKESVALALRLIDESEVRGYRLHVEAARFELKGQYDASKKKKKNKDYRKKMQQQQKQLDWRPEKQGDVRKRHEKVVIIRNMFHPSDFEEDPLVLNEYREDLRTECEKFGDVKKVILFDRHPDGVASVSFKEPEQADACIQSFDGRWFGGRQLSAQLWDGTTDYQVEETTREREERLKGWSKFLHGDNEEQLTNTAQPAEGSTSTTEPTEPSSTTEPQQQPKETEPQQQDEEVDSTDSSLAGSDDEEA; the protein is encoded by the exons ATGAGTGGCGGACCAGATGCTCACAAAGAGTTTATAGAGCAGCTGCGGATGCAGGAACTCTACAACCAGAGAAACGAGGATGGCTCCGACCCCTACACCTACACTGACCCAGAGGACGGGACTGTGTATGACTGGGATCATGAAAAGAAGGCTTGGTTCCCTAAA ATAACGGAGGACTTCATTGCAGCCTACCAGGCCAACTATGGCTTCACTCAGGAGGGAGATCCAGATGCCAACAACGCCGCAGTGAGCAGCACTGACCAAGCAGCCCCAGAAAAAGACAGCAAGCCTTCAGTAAAGGAGAAACCAGTACCTGCCACCCCGAACCTGAACCCAAACCAGCCTGAGACCCCAGCTAAAGAAGCCAAGCAGAAAGGGGAGAAGCGGAAAGCAGAGCCAG gatggttcgaTATTGACGACAACAAAAACACGAACGTCTATGTGTCAG GCCTGCCTCCTGACATCAGCACTGAGGAGTTTGCTGAGTTGATGTCCAAGTGCGGCATTGTGATGCGGGACCCCATGACTGAGGAGTACAAGGTCAAACTCTACAAGGACAAACAGGGAAATCTGAAAGGAGATGGCCTCTGCTGCTATCTCAAG AAGGAGTCGGTGGCATTGGCTTTGCGTCTGATCGAtgagtcagaggtcagaggttacAGACTCCACGTGGAAGCGGCGCGGTTTGAGCTAAAGGGCCAGTATGACgccagcaagaagaagaagaagaacaaggatTACAGGAAgaagatgcagcagcagcagaa acAGTTGGATTGGAGGCCAGAGAAGCAAGGAGATGTGAGGAAGAGGCATGAAAAAGTTGTCATCATCAGGAACATGTTTCATCCCAGTGACTTTGAG GAAGACCCACTGGTGTTGAATGAGTATCGTGAGGATCTGCGGACAGAGTGTGAGAAGTTCGGAGACGTCAAGAAGGTCATCCTCTTTGAT AGACACCCGGACGGCGTGGCATCGGTCTCGTTTAAGGAGCCTGAGCAAGCCGACGCGTGCATTCAGTCGTTCGATGGTCGCTGGTTTGGAGGAAGGCAGCTTTCCGCTCAGCTTTGGGATGGAACGACAGACTATCAG GTGGAAGAGACGACACGCGAGCGGGAGGAGCGGCTGAAGGGTTGGTCTAAATTCCTGCATGGAGATAATGAAGAGCAGCTGACCAACACCgcacagccagcagagggcagcaccAGCACCACAGAACCCACAGAGCCCTCCAGCACAACAGAGCCCCAGCAGCAGCCAAAAGAAAcagaaccacagcagcaggatgaggaAGTGGACTCTACAGACAGCAGCCTGGCAGGAAGTGATGATGAGGAAGCCTAG
- the LOC143332642 gene encoding pinopsin-like encodes MVTLLQHSNNLSTGHSSVADPAAGALSRAGHTAAAVVLGFILVLGFLGNFLVLLVFSRFPQLQSPVNLLLVNISASDMLVCLFGTPLSFAASVRGRWLTGSYGCRWYGFSNALFGIVSLVSLSLLSVERYSVVLHPTQSDSSQYRRARLAVAASWLYSLVWTLPPLLGWSSYGLEGPGTICSVQWQQRSATARSYVSCLFVFCLLLPLLLMIVCYGRILLALRAVARQVSRINRSSAERRENRVLLMVVSMVSGYLLCWMPYGVVAMLASYGRPGVVPPAASLIPSLLAKTSTVLNPVIYVLLNNQFSRCFLYMIRFSSEAPPTPVQHTLPSSRGVWLHTLNPPTEEHTCRDQQGNQVLRCVFAPLEGAVAQLAVQRASTYSSSKTVSV; translated from the exons ATGGTGACCCTCCTGCAGCATAGCAACAACCTCAGCACCGGGCACAGCTCCGTGGCGGACCCCGCCGCCGGCGCGCTGAGCCGGGCTGGTCACACCGCGGCGGCCGTGGTCCTCGGGTTCATCCTGGTCCTGGGCTTCCTCGGTAACTTCCTCGTGCTCTTGGTGTTCTCGCGCTTCCCTCAGCTGCAGAGTCCCGTGAACCTGCTGCTGGTCAACATCAGCGCCAGCGACATGCTGGTCTGCCTCTTCGGGACTCCTCTCAGCTTCGCGGCCAGCGTGCGCGGCAGGTGGCTGACCGGGTCCTACGGGTGCCGGTGGTACGGGTTCTCCAACGCGCTTTTCG gtatTGTGTCTCTGGtatctctctccctgctgtccGTTGAGCGATACTCCGTGGTGCTCCACCCCACCCAGTCAGACTCCTCTCAGTACCGCAGGGCCAGGCTCGCCGTCGCCGCCTCCTGGCTCTACTCGCTGGTCTGGACTCTGCCGCCGCTGCTGGGCTGGAGCAG CTACGGCCTGGAGGGTCCCGGCACCATCTGCTCCGTCCAGTGGCAGCAGCGCTCCGCCACAGCTCGCTCCTACGTCAGCTGCTTGTTCGTCTTCTGCCTGCTCCTGCCGCTGCTGCTCATGATTGTCTGCTACGGAAGGATCCTGCTGGCTCTGCGCGCGGTGGCACGGCAG gtcaGCAGGATCAACCGGTCCTCAGCTGAGCGGAGGGAAAACCGTGTCCTTCTGATGGTGGTCTCGATGGTGTCGGGCTACTTACTGTGCTGGATGCCATACGGCGTCGTGGCGATGCTCGCTTCCTATGGACGGCCCGGTGTGGTGCCTCCTGCTGCAAGTTTAATCCCCTCCCTGCTGGCGAAGACCAGCACCGTCCTCAACCCTGTAATTTATGTGCTGCTCAACAACCAG TTCTCCAGGTGTTTCCTGTACATGATCAGGTTCAGCTCAGAAGCTCCGCCCACCCCAGTCCAGCACACCCTGCCCAGCAGCAGAGGGGTGTGGCTTCACACCCTCAACCCGCCCACAGAggaacacacctgcagagaccAGCAG GGCAACCAGGTTTTGCGTTGTGTCTTTGCACCACTAGAGGGCGCTGTGGCCCAGCTTGCTGTCCAACGTGCTTCCACAtacagcagcagtaaaacagTGAGTGTTTGA
- the LOC143332643 gene encoding protein-tyrosine sulfotransferase 1-like, whose translation MRNTRSSLLLGCVLLCSASLLYLGMSGIECPPKSHRYRWMELNLGSSNQSLSLAEHFPEDTPLIFIGGFPRSGTTLMRVMLDAHNHVRCGEETRVIPRLLAMRTTWSRSVKERIRLDEAGVTDQVLDSAVRAFLLEVIVGHGEPAPRLCNKDPFALKSLSYLSRIFPKAKFVLMLRDGRATVHSMISRKVTISGFDLTSYRDCLTKWSSAVETMFSQCQAAGEARCLPVRYEQLVLHTEEEMRKLLHFLELQWDPSVLHHEELIGKAGGVSLSKVERSTDQVMKPVNTEALSKWVGNIPSDVISDMAEIAPMLARLGYDPHANPPDYTRPEPMMFPFNYSQTSKATEAPHPS comes from the exons ATGAGGAACACCAGATCGAGCCTTCTGCTGGGTTGcgtgctcctctgctctgcctctctgctctaCCTGGGCATGAGCGGGATAGAGTGCCCCCCAAAAAGCCATCGGTACAGGTGGATGGAGCTCAACCTGGGCTCATCCAATCAGAGCTTATCCCTGGCTGAACACTTCCCCGAAGACACGCCGCTCATCTTCATCGGCGGCTTTCCCAGGAGCGGCACCACGCTGATGCGCGTCATGCTGGATGCCCACAATCATGTGCGGTGCGGGGAAGAGACCCGAGTGATTCCCCGCCTCTTGGCAATGCGGACCACCTGGAGCCGCTCAGTGAAGGAGAGGATACGACTGGACGAGGCCGGCGTCACTGACCAGGTGTTGGACTCAGCTGTGCGGGCTTTCCTGTTGGAG GTGATAGTTGGCCATGGGGAGCCTGCACCTCGCCTTTGCAACAAGGACCCCTTCGCCTTGAAGTCTCTCTCATATCTGTCACGCATATTCCCTAAAGCCAAATTTGTGCTCATGCTACGAGACGGGCGGGCGACCGTCCACTCCATGATATCTCGCAAG GTGACCATCTCTGGCTTCGACCTGACAAGTTACAGGGACTGTCTGACCAAGTGGAGCAGCGCGGTGGAGACCATGTTCAGCCAGTGCCAGGCAGCCGGGGAGGCCAGATGTCTGCCCGTCCGCTATGAGCAGCTTGTCctccacacagaggaggaaatgaggaagTTGCTTCACTTCCTAGAGCTGCAGTGGGACCCGTCAGTGCTGCACCATGAAGAGCTGATTGGAAAGGCTGGTGGCGTGTCTCTGTCCAA GGTTGAGCGCTCCACGGACCAGGTGATGAAGCCGGTGAACACAGAGGCCCTCTCCAAGTGGGTCGGAAACATTCCCTCCGATGTGATTAGCGACATGGCTGAAATCGCGCCCATGCTGGCTCGCCTGGGCTACGACCCCCACGCCAACCCGCCCGACTATACAAGACCCGAACCCATGATGTTTCCATTCAACTACTCACAG acCTCGAAAGCAACAGAGGCTCCACACCCCAGttaa